The following are encoded in a window of Mycolicibacterium tusciae JS617 genomic DNA:
- the mycP gene encoding type VII secretion-associated serine protease mycosin: MRGKSVAAGLAAFGLLATNVMAPPAALAIAPPVIDPGALPPDETPGPPQEMRQTKACITPVVVGDPNVAQPDPGNTMLNIEQAWQYSTGAGVTVAIIDTGVTPNPRFPRLFPGGDFVQGLEDGGLTDCESHGTIVASIIGAAPANPADRPTPRPAGAGAPVPPPGVPANPAPPAFPPPPTITATATVTAPAPPPEPPPPPPAEPPPGGPPPAGPPPAQGPGDTGAAQPLVPGPPPAGPDGVVGVAPDVSLISIRQSSTAFTPARPAPGDMEGQRKAGDIATLAKAIRHAADLPGVQVINVSLASCINAAAPVNQDALGAAVRYAAVEKDIVVVAAAGNQGGGDQGQDCGQNPAFNPLNPDDPRDWNGVRTIVTPAWFSNYVLTVGAVTPEGLPLPDSINGPWVSVAAPGWRVMGLSNTNGAAVNARPDEPGLGAGFWGTSFSAAYVSGVVALVRAKFPDLTAAQVMRRITETAHNPARGVDNQVGYGVVDPVAALTFDVPLGDAKPAEVLSTDLYVPPPPPGPDHRPRNSALLAGAAVLLAAGVAVAVVAMRRRIR, from the coding sequence ATGAGGGGGAAAAGTGTGGCGGCCGGGCTGGCCGCATTCGGACTTCTCGCCACCAATGTGATGGCACCGCCGGCCGCGCTGGCGATCGCCCCACCGGTCATCGACCCGGGCGCCCTACCGCCCGATGAGACGCCAGGACCGCCCCAGGAGATGCGCCAAACCAAGGCGTGCATCACCCCAGTGGTGGTGGGCGATCCCAATGTGGCACAGCCCGATCCGGGCAACACCATGCTCAACATCGAGCAAGCCTGGCAGTACTCGACCGGTGCCGGGGTGACGGTGGCCATCATCGACACCGGCGTCACCCCTAATCCGCGGTTTCCGCGGCTGTTCCCCGGCGGTGATTTCGTGCAGGGACTCGAGGACGGCGGACTGACCGACTGCGAAAGTCACGGCACTATCGTCGCCTCGATCATCGGCGCCGCTCCGGCCAACCCCGCAGATCGGCCCACACCGCGTCCTGCGGGTGCGGGTGCGCCGGTCCCACCGCCGGGAGTGCCGGCCAATCCCGCGCCGCCGGCGTTCCCTCCGCCGCCCACGATCACCGCGACCGCCACCGTGACCGCACCCGCGCCCCCACCCGAGCCACCGCCGCCACCTCCGGCGGAGCCTCCTCCTGGCGGACCTCCTCCGGCGGGCCCGCCTCCGGCGCAGGGGCCCGGCGACACCGGCGCCGCGCAGCCCTTAGTGCCGGGCCCGCCGCCGGCAGGACCGGACGGAGTGGTGGGCGTTGCCCCCGATGTCTCCCTGATTTCGATTCGACAGTCGTCGACGGCGTTCACCCCGGCCCGACCGGCACCCGGCGACATGGAGGGTCAACGCAAAGCCGGCGACATCGCGACCCTGGCCAAGGCGATCCGGCACGCCGCAGACCTCCCCGGTGTTCAAGTCATCAACGTGTCGTTGGCGTCGTGCATCAACGCGGCCGCACCGGTCAACCAGGACGCTCTGGGGGCGGCGGTGCGCTACGCCGCGGTGGAAAAAGACATCGTGGTCGTCGCCGCGGCCGGCAACCAGGGCGGCGGGGATCAGGGACAGGACTGCGGCCAGAACCCGGCGTTCAATCCGCTCAACCCCGACGATCCGCGCGACTGGAATGGGGTGCGCACCATCGTCACCCCGGCATGGTTCTCCAACTACGTCCTCACCGTCGGCGCAGTGACACCCGAGGGCCTTCCGCTGCCCGACTCCATCAATGGACCCTGGGTGTCAGTGGCGGCGCCCGGCTGGCGGGTCATGGGCCTGTCGAACACCAACGGGGCCGCGGTCAACGCACGCCCCGATGAACCCGGCTTGGGCGCGGGCTTCTGGGGGACCAGCTTCTCCGCCGCCTACGTCAGCGGTGTCGTTGCGCTGGTACGGGCCAAGTTCCCCGACCTGACCGCGGCTCAAGTCATGCGGCGCATCACCGAGACCGCGCACAACCCCGCACGCGGCGTCGACAACCAGGTGGGCTACGGCGTGGTCGATCCTGTGGCGGCGCTGACCTTCGATGTGCCGCTTGGCGACGCCAAGCCCGCCGAGGTGCTCAGCACCGACCTCTACGTTCCCCCGCCTCCGCCCGGGCCAGATCATCGACCGCGCAATAGCGCCCTGCTCGCTGGGGCGGCGGTCCTGCTGGCCGCCGGTGTCGCGGTGGCGGTGGTTGCCATGCGCCGGAGGATCCGATGA
- the eccE gene encoding type VII secretion protein EccE — protein MKARTVGVRAGTPVVVALEVLALAAFIGLPPARFGWWPAVTITAAAMLLLVPTVHRRNVPAWLAAVRRWRRRRRGTRPPAAAAVDVPHGNIVCGVRVEEYEALTMIEVTGKAYSLTFLRGSTVSLTRNVLPLEVLTELLDQPGGLKLAAIDVVPAGHRVRRGNEYPPLYSTLLADRPAAGQRTVQFVVRLDIQNSVPGLQYRHSVGAAAAAATERIINALLERDIRATALTAAELDTALDRLGARLQPAPTPPVVEGTDSPADPVPFRSTSPAPRRRSKVSNEIGWRTIKGHPGFLTTYYFSPEDITTGSLHQMWALRTDEVVLTLSLFKRRYVEAPDGDGPVMIAATVRTNDPQPPQQPPTLYLNTLPGDQFPAALRPAPTARPDHLEIPSRPLGDPNALEIPIGSTGILVGSALRDDRRAVPEVQRDDLVMLSLTDPQQATRIVMDTSEYYVRQLLIRAAAVGERIAIYSSQPNRWARLAQPNIAVVDRRRPAEFVPSIIVNDRPLIAPPTGLSATVITLGRLQPGGQQPDIHFQQISRESVRIRTAHDTIEVAIVAFNQEQAWLGL, from the coding sequence ATGAAGGCCCGCACCGTGGGCGTACGCGCCGGAACACCGGTCGTGGTGGCGCTGGAAGTCCTTGCCCTGGCAGCCTTTATCGGCCTGCCCCCGGCGCGGTTCGGCTGGTGGCCGGCGGTCACCATCACCGCGGCGGCGATGCTGCTGCTGGTGCCCACGGTGCATCGCCGCAACGTGCCGGCCTGGCTGGCGGCCGTGAGGCGGTGGCGTCGGCGCAGGCGCGGCACGCGCCCGCCGGCCGCCGCGGCGGTCGATGTGCCGCACGGCAACATCGTGTGCGGTGTGCGCGTCGAGGAATACGAGGCGCTGACCATGATCGAGGTGACCGGCAAGGCGTACTCCCTGACGTTCCTGCGGGGCTCCACGGTGTCGCTAACCCGCAACGTCTTACCTCTGGAGGTGCTGACCGAGCTGCTCGACCAGCCCGGCGGACTCAAGCTCGCGGCCATTGACGTGGTGCCCGCCGGGCACCGGGTGCGCCGCGGCAACGAGTACCCGCCGCTGTACAGCACTCTGCTGGCCGACCGGCCCGCGGCCGGGCAGCGCACGGTGCAGTTCGTGGTGCGCCTCGACATCCAGAACTCGGTGCCCGGCTTGCAGTATCGGCACTCGGTCGGGGCTGCGGCCGCCGCCGCCACCGAGCGCATCATCAATGCCCTGTTAGAGCGCGACATCCGCGCCACAGCCCTGACCGCCGCCGAGCTCGACACGGCGCTCGACCGGCTGGGGGCGCGGCTGCAGCCAGCACCGACACCGCCGGTCGTCGAGGGCACCGACAGCCCGGCCGACCCGGTGCCGTTCCGCTCCACCAGCCCGGCGCCGCGCCGCCGCAGCAAGGTCAGCAATGAGATTGGCTGGCGCACCATCAAAGGTCATCCCGGATTCCTCACGACGTACTACTTCTCGCCGGAGGACATCACTACCGGTTCACTGCATCAGATGTGGGCGTTACGCACCGACGAGGTGGTGCTGACGCTGAGCTTGTTCAAGCGCCGCTATGTGGAAGCCCCTGACGGCGACGGCCCGGTGATGATCGCGGCGACGGTGCGCACCAATGATCCGCAGCCTCCCCAGCAGCCGCCCACGCTGTATCTCAACACGTTGCCCGGTGACCAATTTCCCGCCGCACTGCGTCCGGCCCCCACGGCACGCCCCGACCATCTTGAGATCCCCTCGCGCCCGCTGGGAGACCCGAACGCGCTGGAGATCCCAATCGGCTCAACCGGCATTCTGGTGGGAAGCGCGCTGCGCGATGACCGCCGCGCCGTCCCCGAGGTACAACGCGACGATCTGGTGATGCTGTCGTTGACCGACCCGCAGCAGGCCACCCGCATCGTCATGGACACCAGCGAGTACTACGTGCGGCAGCTGCTGATCCGCGCCGCCGCGGTGGGGGAGCGGATCGCGATCTACTCCAGTCAGCCCAACCGGTGGGCACGGTTGGCTCAGCCCAACATCGCCGTGGTCGACCGGCGGCGGCCCGCAGAGTTCGTGCCGTCGATCATCGTCAATGACCGGCCTCTCATCGCCCCGCCGACCGGATTGTCAGCCACGGTGATCACCCTTGGGCGCCTCCAGCCCGGAGGTCAGCAACCCGACATCCACTTTCAGCAGATCTCGCGGGAATCGGTGCGCATCAGGACCGCCCACGACACCATCGAGGTCGCCATTGTGGCGTTCAACCAAGAGCAGGCCTGGCTGGGCCTGTGA
- a CDS encoding conjugal transfer protein, with protein sequence MALSKTWQGRLHRWRGGAHRAGVIAVTAAALFGAAAGCKVFFAPDRPDFIGIAQRERNQQSVVGAFASDFVVAWRTATVNQRDSLARFITLPEQGLALPSTPAAVITAPQVGPVLRMGTLDDTELYTAVISVNERPYASAQPTRTFYQVPVSLWNRQPRALDFPAQINDPGPGADFTLDYRNALGPESPVFAVVAGFIRTYLTATNGLDRYVVAGAPLRPIGGYQSAVVSAAATNRSVPETPAPGEQLHVRATVIAQTSQFATVNLVYPLTLENSGGTWMVSAIDLVPQVGGNSEADPVAKPHN encoded by the coding sequence GTGGCACTGTCAAAAACCTGGCAAGGACGTCTGCACCGCTGGCGCGGTGGCGCCCATCGGGCCGGCGTGATCGCCGTGACCGCCGCCGCGTTATTCGGCGCCGCCGCGGGCTGCAAGGTGTTCTTCGCCCCCGACCGCCCCGACTTCATCGGGATCGCTCAGCGCGAACGCAACCAACAAAGCGTCGTGGGGGCATTCGCATCGGACTTCGTGGTGGCGTGGCGCACCGCGACGGTCAATCAGCGAGACAGCTTGGCGCGCTTCATCACCTTGCCTGAGCAGGGCTTGGCGCTGCCCTCGACACCGGCAGCGGTGATCACCGCACCGCAGGTGGGTCCAGTGCTGCGGATGGGCACCCTCGATGACACCGAGCTCTACACCGCCGTGATCTCGGTCAACGAACGCCCCTACGCCTCGGCCCAACCCACCCGCACCTTCTACCAGGTGCCGGTGTCGCTGTGGAATCGTCAGCCCCGAGCCCTCGACTTCCCGGCCCAAATCAACGATCCCGGACCGGGTGCAGACTTCACACTCGACTACCGCAACGCTCTGGGCCCGGAGAGCCCGGTGTTCGCCGTGGTGGCCGGATTCATCCGCACCTATCTGACAGCGACCAACGGGCTGGATCGCTACGTGGTGGCCGGCGCTCCGCTGCGCCCGATCGGCGGCTACCAAAGTGCCGTCGTCTCCGCGGCCGCCACCAACCGCAGCGTGCCCGAGACCCCGGCACCGGGGGAGCAGTTGCACGTGCGCGCCACGGTCATCGCCCAAACATCGCAATTTGCCACAGTGAATCTTGTGTACCCGCTGACGCTGGAAAATAGCGGCGGAACCTGGATGGTGTCGGCCATAGACTTAGTTCCACAGGTCGGCGGCAACTCCGAAGCTGATCCTGTCGCCAAACCGCATAACTAA
- a CDS encoding type IV secretory system conjugative DNA transfer family protein, producing the protein MSATSAASGGYRPPVTPFAGWVHDDRGRLVPLETAPHVAAFAPPGTGKTRKWLAQSAVLWPGPAVVSSSKDDLMQMVASRRYGPAALLDLRPVAAPYYPADLRPYRFDPTAWITGLEDAKAVARTLLSTSAVALSGGSFRGSDPGPWDDLAFAPLTCLLYAASPAVLGQGIDWVIEAAEDVSMPNPWPSLAQLSIEPSWVTAAVSCSNKYFEARVRSVLSMEAKQRDSVKITVTKVLTAWLQTMERDRGLPVLDEAFLEDPNATIYLLTPFDGTVAAQAITLMDQLINRQRVKVAQWEEFSRLGMFLDEITNTPLPKLPQYIAESRGLGVSLCFAAQAGEQLDAIYGPLQGAAIRAVVPASLLMYGSHEKDLMESASFWSGKTTRSQLSYDHSLDSTSTSRNFGSALEPEELMPPNDSFARLLIRGTPGRMVTLIDWTEFVKYLDELRAARLSSRNSRQRGNGVAAAVAAR; encoded by the coding sequence ATGAGCGCGACGTCCGCCGCTTCGGGCGGCTACCGGCCACCGGTGACTCCCTTCGCCGGCTGGGTACACGACGACCGCGGTCGGCTGGTGCCCCTGGAGACAGCCCCGCATGTCGCCGCGTTCGCCCCGCCGGGCACCGGCAAGACCCGCAAGTGGTTGGCGCAGTCGGCGGTCCTGTGGCCGGGCCCGGCAGTGGTGTCGTCCTCCAAGGATGACCTCATGCAGATGGTGGCCTCGCGGCGCTACGGGCCGGCCGCACTGTTGGATCTGCGGCCGGTCGCGGCCCCCTATTATCCGGCCGACCTGCGTCCTTACCGCTTCGATCCCACGGCGTGGATCACCGGGTTGGAAGACGCCAAGGCGGTAGCGCGCACGCTGCTCAGTACCTCGGCGGTGGCGCTGTCGGGCGGCTCATTTCGCGGCAGCGATCCCGGCCCCTGGGACGACCTTGCGTTCGCACCGCTGACGTGCCTTCTGTACGCCGCCAGCCCCGCTGTGCTCGGGCAAGGTATCGACTGGGTGATCGAAGCCGCCGAGGACGTCTCCATGCCCAACCCGTGGCCGTCGCTGGCGCAGTTGAGCATTGAGCCCTCGTGGGTGACCGCGGCAGTCAGTTGTTCCAATAAGTATTTCGAGGCGCGGGTGCGCAGCGTACTGAGCATGGAGGCCAAGCAGCGTGACTCGGTGAAAATCACCGTCACCAAGGTCTTGACTGCCTGGCTGCAGACGATGGAACGCGACAGAGGACTTCCGGTCCTCGATGAGGCGTTCCTGGAGGACCCCAACGCCACCATCTACCTGTTGACGCCGTTCGACGGAACGGTCGCCGCTCAGGCGATCACGCTGATGGATCAGCTGATCAACCGTCAGCGGGTGAAAGTTGCTCAGTGGGAGGAGTTTTCCCGCCTGGGCATGTTCCTCGATGAGATCACCAACACTCCGCTGCCGAAGCTGCCGCAATACATTGCCGAGTCGCGCGGCCTGGGGGTGTCGCTGTGTTTCGCCGCCCAAGCCGGCGAGCAGCTCGACGCGATTTACGGCCCACTCCAGGGCGCCGCGATCCGGGCCGTCGTTCCGGCGTCGCTGCTGATGTATGGCTCTCACGAGAAGGATCTGATGGAGTCGGCGTCGTTCTGGAGCGGCAAGACCACGCGCAGTCAGTTGTCTTATGACCACAGTCTGGATTCGACGTCGACGAGCCGCAATTTCGGCAGTGCCCTTGAGCCTGAGGAGCTTATGCCGCCCAACGACTCGTTTGCGCGGCTTCTGATCCGCGGAACCCCCGGGCGCATGGTCACCCTTATCGACTGGACCGAGTTCGTGAAGTACCTCGACGAACTGCGGGCAGCTCGACTCAGCAGCCGCAACAGCCGGCAACGAGGCAACGGCGTCGCGGCGGCGGTCGCGGCACGATGA
- a CDS encoding FtsK/SpoIIIE domain-containing protein — MSADRMHHLPPGADRRLLDALAVSDLDTFDPHPGWHRRANEAVLRIPVGVPVEAPDSVVTIEVADHASVALCVGITGKTTALQSLALSVCTLYPPTRVQLAIADTQNGIATWSNTARPPHVLAHCAGYRRASNPPANWDNWCAQVEAALDRRTDQSLPELLVLVDVVDELLGWHPQVAGTLRRVVDEGRDKRVRLIMSSTEQTSKFSWIGEPFAATGDVVIALRTATAQTSMDALGRPDAWHLPELPGYAYVKSAAGVIDGPIQLFDAAALAPALSSRLITK; from the coding sequence GTGAGCGCTGACCGAATGCATCATCTTCCGCCCGGGGCGGATCGTCGTCTTCTTGACGCCCTGGCCGTCAGCGACCTCGACACGTTCGACCCGCACCCGGGGTGGCACCGCCGCGCCAACGAGGCCGTGTTGAGGATTCCCGTGGGAGTGCCAGTCGAGGCGCCCGATTCGGTGGTGACAATCGAGGTCGCCGATCACGCCAGCGTCGCGCTCTGCGTAGGTATCACCGGCAAAACGACAGCGCTGCAGTCGCTCGCGCTGAGCGTGTGCACCCTGTATCCGCCGACCCGCGTGCAGCTGGCGATCGCCGATACCCAGAACGGCATCGCCACCTGGAGCAACACCGCCCGCCCTCCCCACGTCCTCGCCCACTGCGCGGGCTACCGTCGCGCATCAAACCCCCCGGCGAACTGGGACAACTGGTGTGCCCAAGTCGAGGCCGCGCTGGATCGGCGCACCGACCAGTCCCTACCCGAACTGCTCGTCCTCGTCGATGTCGTCGACGAGCTGCTCGGATGGCACCCCCAAGTAGCGGGCACGCTGCGGCGGGTCGTGGACGAAGGCCGCGACAAGCGGGTCCGGCTCATCATGTCCAGCACCGAGCAGACGTCGAAGTTCTCGTGGATCGGTGAGCCTTTCGCGGCGACCGGTGATGTCGTGATCGCACTGAGGACCGCGACTGCGCAGACCTCGATGGACGCCCTCGGCAGACCTGATGCCTGGCATTTGCCCGAGCTACCCGGGTATGCCTATGTCAAATCTGCTGCCGGCGTGATCGACGGTCCAATCCAGCTGTTCGACGCGGCCGCTTTGGCTCCCGCGCTGTCCTCTCGACTCATCACGAAGTGA
- the eccD gene encoding type VII secretion integral membrane protein EccD: MTTVHPSTPTSGSSAPGGPLVPSSCRVSLLVGDAHQIDLVLPAAVPLSALTDSTLGAVNRLLRSKGEDELPIGTYEFARAVGMTRLSDEVSLSAQGVADGDLLAFVPEKTARRYTPLIENVSTALARWAHAHFPPVSTHDAVVVAGALTAAALIGAALLVWRLRWAAEPFWLSPAIFAATAGVLLATAMLSARAGASRVIVDGAAWAALVGIVLAGATAPYGNQPGAPHAFLAAVVATVGVLLFARMTERHWTAAAAVVTVTAAIIASGVTRMFFDVPAQRIAIVMLMAVLIASRAATAIGLKMAKVPRQSFESITGRDMFTRAPGQPEDTLTPVESAAHDVTLRGEQVAEVARRSNRVLTGTLLGIAVVQLASSWWAIDPGSGSQWPSITVVVVTALCLILRARGLRHRRHAVTIVSGSALSLMAIPLHYGLSAPASATLAVVVSAAAVLAVAVGGLLAGAVIPSRSFSEPIRQVVEWLEYIGYALIVPFAAWAIGLLQYIRLH, translated from the coding sequence ATGACCACGGTGCACCCGTCGACTCCCACGTCAGGGTCGTCGGCTCCGGGAGGGCCGCTGGTGCCCTCGTCGTGCCGGGTGTCGCTGCTGGTCGGCGACGCGCACCAGATTGATCTGGTGTTGCCGGCGGCGGTGCCGCTCTCCGCGCTGACTGACTCGACACTGGGAGCGGTTAATCGGCTGCTGCGCAGCAAGGGAGAAGACGAACTTCCCATCGGGACATACGAATTCGCCCGCGCTGTGGGCATGACGCGCCTGTCCGACGAGGTGTCGCTGTCAGCACAGGGCGTCGCGGACGGGGACCTGTTGGCGTTCGTCCCAGAGAAGACGGCCCGCCGGTACACACCGCTGATCGAAAATGTCTCGACCGCCCTGGCCCGCTGGGCGCACGCCCATTTCCCACCGGTGTCGACCCACGACGCCGTGGTGGTTGCCGGCGCGCTGACCGCGGCCGCGCTCATCGGCGCAGCCCTGCTGGTGTGGCGGCTGCGCTGGGCGGCCGAACCGTTCTGGCTCAGCCCTGCAATCTTCGCCGCCACCGCGGGCGTCCTGTTAGCGACGGCGATGCTGTCGGCGCGGGCTGGAGCCAGCCGCGTCATCGTCGACGGCGCCGCCTGGGCCGCTCTCGTCGGCATTGTCCTGGCCGGCGCGACCGCGCCCTACGGCAACCAGCCCGGCGCCCCACATGCCTTCCTGGCTGCCGTGGTGGCCACAGTGGGGGTGCTGCTGTTCGCCCGGATGACCGAGCGGCACTGGACCGCCGCTGCGGCGGTGGTCACCGTGACCGCGGCCATCATCGCCTCTGGCGTGACCCGAATGTTCTTCGACGTTCCCGCCCAACGCATCGCCATCGTCATGTTGATGGCCGTGCTCATCGCCTCGCGAGCGGCCACTGCCATCGGCCTGAAGATGGCGAAGGTGCCGCGCCAGAGCTTCGAATCCATCACTGGCCGCGACATGTTCACCCGGGCTCCCGGCCAACCCGAGGACACGCTGACCCCTGTGGAGTCGGCCGCCCACGACGTGACGCTGCGCGGCGAACAGGTAGCCGAGGTGGCCCGCCGATCCAACCGGGTGCTCACCGGCACCCTGCTCGGGATCGCCGTGGTGCAGCTGGCGTCCTCCTGGTGGGCCATCGACCCGGGTTCAGGGTCGCAATGGCCGTCGATCACCGTCGTCGTGGTCACCGCCTTGTGCTTGATCTTGCGGGCCCGCGGATTGCGGCACCGCCGCCATGCGGTGACCATCGTCAGTGGGTCGGCGCTGTCGCTGATGGCGATCCCGCTCCACTACGGCCTCAGTGCGCCCGCGTCGGCGACCCTGGCGGTCGTGGTGTCGGCGGCCGCGGTGCTCGCGGTGGCAGTCGGCGGTCTGCTGGCCGGGGCGGTCATTCCTTCCCGCAGCTTCTCTGAACCCATCCGTCAGGTCGTGGAGTGGCTGGAGTACATCGGCTATGCCCTCATCGTGCCGTTCGCCGCGTGGGCGATCGGCTTGCTGCAATACATCAGGTTGCACTGA